One window from the genome of [Clostridium] celerecrescens 18A encodes:
- a CDS encoding YcxB family protein: MEEKDPIVIEVKLTTKDLWKFSMYHSYQGLQGLFNIIFSAAAVFLLITTWSSNSTSYRVLLIVCALMFTVWQPGILYLKALRQAKTPAIQNVMTLTFDENGILVSQGEESLEIAWENIGKVDRIRDMMILYMDRVHAYLLPDSVTGEKKTAIRGLIKEKLPPERRKRI, from the coding sequence GTGGAAGAGAAAGATCCGATTGTTATAGAAGTAAAATTGACCACAAAGGATTTGTGGAAGTTTTCCATGTACCATTCCTATCAGGGGTTGCAGGGGCTTTTTAATATTATTTTCAGTGCTGCTGCTGTTTTTCTCCTGATTACCACATGGAGTTCCAATTCCACCTCATACCGGGTGCTGCTAATCGTTTGCGCCCTGATGTTTACAGTCTGGCAGCCTGGTATTCTTTATTTAAAGGCTCTTAGGCAGGCAAAGACTCCCGCGATTCAGAATGTCATGACTCTCACTTTCGATGAGAATGGAATCCTGGTTTCCCAGGGAGAGGAAAGCCTGGAAATTGCCTGGGAAAACATTGGAAAGGTGGACCGTATAAGGGATATGATGATCCTGTATATGGACCGGGTTCATGCCTATCTGCTGCCTGATTCCGTTACCGGAGAAAAGAAGACGGCCATCCGTGGGCTTATCAAAGAAAAACTGCCTCCTGAAAGGCGAAAGAGGATATAA
- the tsaE gene encoding tRNA (adenosine(37)-N6)-threonylcarbamoyltransferase complex ATPase subunit type 1 TsaE has product MVIESWKPEETYEFGKKLGEEAKPSDVYCLNGDLGVGKTVFTQGFASGLGIREPVNSPTFTIVNQYEDGRLPFYHFDVYRIGDVSEMDEIGYEDCFYGEGVSLIEWSNLIKELLPDHVITITIEKDLEKGFDYRKITVEGM; this is encoded by the coding sequence ATGGTAATAGAAAGCTGGAAGCCAGAAGAAACCTATGAATTTGGGAAAAAACTGGGAGAGGAAGCAAAGCCCTCTGACGTATACTGCTTAAATGGTGATTTGGGAGTGGGAAAGACCGTATTCACCCAGGGGTTTGCATCAGGCCTTGGGATCAGGGAGCCCGTTAACAGTCCTACCTTTACCATTGTGAACCAGTATGAGGATGGACGGCTGCCTTTTTACCATTTCGATGTATACCGGATCGGTGATGTCAGTGAGATGGATGAGATCGGTTATGAAGACTGCTTTTACGGGGAGGGAGTAAGCCTTATTGAATGGTCGAACTTGATTAAAGAGCTTCTTCCTGACCATGTAATAACCATAACCATTGAAAAGGATTTGGAAAAAGGGTTTGATTACAGGAAAATAACTGTGGAGGGAATGTAA
- the tsaB gene encoding tRNA (adenosine(37)-N6)-threonylcarbamoyltransferase complex dimerization subunit type 1 TsaB — MRILGIESSSLVASVAVVEDEVLTAEYTVNFKRTHSQTLLPMLDEIVKMVELDLETIDAIAVSGGPGSFTGLRIGSATGKGLGLALKKPLVSVPTVDAMAYNLYGSAYLVCPIMDARRNQVYTGIYDNQNGFSVIKEQCAMDILELVEELNAAGQKVIFLGDGVPVYKQQIQEKITVPFLFAPAHLNRQRAAAVAAIGSLYYEEGKTITAAEHSPDYLRKPQAEREREAHFS; from the coding sequence ATGAGGATACTTGGAATTGAAAGCTCGTCTTTGGTGGCTTCCGTTGCCGTGGTGGAGGACGAGGTACTGACTGCGGAATATACGGTTAATTTTAAGAGAACCCATTCCCAGACCCTTCTTCCTATGCTGGATGAAATTGTAAAGATGGTGGAACTGGATTTGGAAACCATTGATGCCATTGCGGTTTCCGGTGGTCCTGGTTCCTTTACCGGGCTGCGGATCGGCTCCGCGACTGGCAAGGGCCTTGGCCTGGCTTTGAAAAAACCCTTGGTTTCCGTTCCTACCGTTGATGCCATGGCTTATAACTTATACGGCAGTGCCTATCTTGTCTGCCCCATCATGGATGCCAGAAGAAATCAGGTATATACTGGCATATACGATAACCAGAACGGTTTTTCCGTGATTAAGGAACAATGCGCTATGGACATTTTAGAATTGGTAGAAGAATTAAATGCAGCCGGACAAAAGGTAATTTTTTTAGGAGACGGAGTTCCTGTATACAAACAGCAGATACAAGAAAAGATAACGGTTCCCTTCCTCTTTGCACCGGCCCATTTGAACCGGCAGCGGGCAGCAGCGGTTGCAGCTATAGGTAGCCTTTATTATGAAGAGGGAAAAACCATTACGGCAGCGGAGCATTCCCCTGATTATTTAAGAAAGCCCCAGGCGGAGCGGGAGCGGGAGGCACATTTTTCTTAA
- the rimI gene encoding ribosomal protein S18-alanine N-acetyltransferase, protein MVHEMRQSDVSGVAEIEQLCFSDPWSLNTVKEGLESSLDTWLVLEEEGNILGYCVFRVIAGEGELLRIAVLPAYRGRGLSKKLMDRLVESSIKNGVKSLSLEVRESNKKARNLYRYYGFQEETIRKNYYLNPCENAIIMWNRRI, encoded by the coding sequence ATGGTTCATGAAATGAGACAGTCGGATGTATCCGGAGTCGCTGAAATAGAACAGCTTTGCTTTTCGGATCCATGGTCTCTTAATACAGTCAAAGAAGGCTTAGAAAGCAGCCTCGATACCTGGCTGGTGCTGGAAGAAGAAGGGAACATTTTAGGGTACTGCGTCTTCCGGGTCATTGCCGGGGAAGGAGAGCTGCTTCGGATTGCCGTTTTGCCAGCGTACAGGGGGAGGGGCCTATCTAAGAAACTTATGGACCGACTGGTGGAATCTTCCATTAAAAATGGAGTAAAATCCCTGTCTTTAGAGGTCCGGGAAAGCAATAAAAAGGCCAGAAACCTTTATAGATACTATGGTTTTCAAGAGGAAACCATCCGGAAAAATTATTACCTTAATCCCTGTGAAAATGCAATCATTATGTGGAACCGCCGGATATGA
- a CDS encoding ribonuclease Z, translating to MLDICLLGTGGMMPLPYRWLTAMMARCGGSDLLIDCGEGTQIALKEKGWSPKPIDIICFTHFHADHISGLPGLLLTMGNAERTEPLTLIGPKGLERVVGALRTIAPELPFELKFIELEQNREQVKIGPYIIDAYRVNHNVVCYGYSISIPRTGRFDVDRAIAAGIPQKFWSRLQKGETIEEVGRTLTPDMVLGPARRGLKVTYCTDTRPVPVIAEYAREADLFICEGMYGEEGKEAKAREYKHMTFYEAARLAKEAKPKQMWLTHYSPSLTRPEEYLEKVREIFPRTKVAKDAWTLELEFDEE from the coding sequence ATGTTGGATATATGTTTGCTGGGAACCGGAGGAATGATGCCTCTGCCATACCGATGGCTGACAGCCATGATGGCCAGATGCGGTGGCAGTGATCTTCTCATTGACTGCGGGGAAGGAACCCAGATTGCGTTAAAAGAAAAGGGCTGGAGCCCGAAACCCATTGACATCATTTGTTTTACCCATTTTCACGCCGACCATATCAGTGGTCTTCCGGGGCTTCTCCTGACCATGGGCAATGCGGAAAGGACGGAACCTTTGACTCTTATTGGGCCAAAGGGCTTAGAGCGTGTAGTGGGAGCGCTGAGGACCATTGCGCCGGAGCTGCCCTTTGAACTGAAATTCATTGAGCTTGAACAGAACAGGGAACAGGTAAAGATCGGCCCTTATATAATCGATGCTTACCGGGTAAACCACAATGTTGTCTGCTATGGCTATTCCATTTCCATTCCAAGGACAGGCCGGTTCGATGTGGACCGGGCCATTGCCGCAGGAATACCCCAGAAATTCTGGAGCCGCCTGCAAAAAGGGGAAACCATTGAAGAGGTCGGAAGAACTCTGACTCCTGATATGGTCTTAGGTCCGGCAAGACGGGGGCTTAAGGTGACCTATTGTACGGATACAAGGCCGGTTCCTGTAATTGCGGAGTACGCAAGGGAGGCGGATCTTTTTATCTGCGAAGGTATGTATGGAGAGGAAGGGAAAGAAGCAAAAGCCAGAGAGTATAAGCATATGACCTTTTATGAGGCTGCCAGACTGGCAAAGGAAGCCAAGCCCAAACAGATGTGGCTGACTCATTACAGTCCCTCTCTTACCAGACCAGAAGAATATTTGGAAAAAGTCCGGGAAATTTTCCCTCGTACCAAAGTGGCAAAAGATGCCTGGACCCTGGAATTGGAATTTGATGAGGAGTGA
- the tsaD gene encoding tRNA (adenosine(37)-N6)-threonylcarbamoyltransferase complex transferase subunit TsaD, with amino-acid sequence MKKNHTEEDVYILAIESSCDETAAAVVKNGREILSNVISSQIALHTLYGGVVPEIASRKHIEKINQVVEAALLETGLSLDDMDAIGVTYGPGLVGALLVGVAEAKAIAYAAGKPLVGVHHIEGHVSANFIEHPDLEPPFLCLIVSGGHTHLVIVKDYGEFEILGRTRDDAAGEAFDKVARAVGLGYPGGPKIDHAAKEGNAHAIKFPRAKVEGNIYDFSFSGLKSAVLNHINHAGMLGEEINVADLAASFQNAVVDVLVSHTVDAAKEYGFNKIAIAGGVASNSALRKEMGLACEKAGIAFYYPSPIYCTDNAAMIGTAAYYEYINGARAGWDLNAVPNLKLGER; translated from the coding sequence ATGAAAAAGAATCATACAGAGGAAGATGTCTATATACTAGCGATTGAAAGTTCCTGTGACGAGACGGCGGCTGCCGTTGTAAAGAACGGAAGAGAGATTCTTTCCAATGTGATCTCCTCTCAGATTGCCCTTCATACATTATACGGGGGTGTTGTACCGGAAATCGCATCCAGAAAGCATATTGAAAAGATAAACCAGGTCGTAGAAGCAGCCCTTCTGGAGACAGGGCTGAGTCTGGATGATATGGATGCCATTGGCGTAACGTATGGTCCAGGCCTGGTGGGAGCGCTTCTTGTAGGCGTTGCAGAGGCAAAAGCCATTGCCTATGCAGCAGGTAAGCCGTTAGTGGGTGTCCATCATATTGAAGGACATGTATCAGCTAACTTTATTGAACATCCGGATCTGGAGCCGCCTTTTTTATGTTTGATCGTATCCGGCGGCCATACTCATCTTGTTATTGTAAAGGATTACGGTGAATTTGAAATTCTGGGCCGTACCAGGGATGATGCGGCAGGAGAGGCATTTGACAAGGTGGCAAGAGCAGTGGGCCTTGGGTACCCGGGAGGTCCGAAGATTGATCATGCGGCAAAGGAAGGAAATGCCCATGCCATCAAGTTCCCTCGGGCAAAGGTGGAAGGGAACATTTATGATTTCAGCTTCAGCGGCCTGAAGTCAGCGGTATTAAACCATATCAACCATGCGGGTATGTTGGGAGAGGAAATTAATGTAGCAGATTTAGCAGCTTCCTTCCAAAATGCGGTCGTGGATGTACTGGTGAGTCATACGGTGGATGCGGCAAAGGAATATGGATTTAATAAGATTGCCATAGCCGGTGGTGTGGCTTCCAATTCTGCCCTTCGGAAAGAGATGGGCCTTGCATGTGAAAAAGCCGGCATTGCCTTTTATTATCCGTCACCCATTTACTGCACAGATAACGCCGCCATGATCGGCACAGCGGCTTATTACGAGTATATCAATGGAGCGAGGGCCGGTTGGGATTTAAATGCAGTTCCCAATTTAAAACTGGGTGAGAGGTGA
- the ispD gene encoding 2-C-methyl-D-erythritol 4-phosphate cytidylyltransferase encodes MESRGRTAAVILAAGKGTRMGSQVHKQYLELYGKPLLYYAIHAFENSSVDEIVLVTGLGESGYCRKEIIEKYGFSKVTAVTEGGKERYHSVYEGLKAVNNCEYVLIHDGARPCVTVEIIEAASDAARMYRACAVGMPVKDTIKISDESEFAAMTPDRNSLWLIQTPQAFEYELVLRAYEKLMSSEQYQEGVTDDAMVVETMTQEKVKLIRGNYANIKITTPEDMEIAGVLMKRKYLEK; translated from the coding sequence ATGGAGAGCAGGGGGAGAACGGCAGCAGTCATATTGGCGGCAGGAAAAGGAACACGCATGGGAAGCCAGGTGCATAAGCAGTACCTGGAGCTCTATGGGAAACCTCTGCTGTATTATGCGATTCATGCCTTTGAAAATAGTTCGGTCGATGAGATCGTCCTGGTGACCGGCCTTGGAGAGTCCGGTTATTGCCGGAAGGAGATCATTGAGAAATATGGTTTCAGCAAGGTGACTGCGGTTACTGAAGGAGGAAAGGAAAGGTATCATTCCGTATACGAAGGGCTTAAGGCAGTTAACAACTGTGAATATGTCCTGATCCATGACGGGGCCAGGCCCTGCGTGACGGTCGAGATCATAGAGGCAGCTTCCGATGCAGCCAGAATGTACAGGGCATGCGCGGTAGGGATGCCAGTAAAGGATACCATTAAAATATCTGACGAAAGTGAATTTGCAGCCATGACTCCGGATCGGAACAGTCTTTGGCTGATTCAGACTCCTCAGGCCTTTGAATATGAACTGGTACTTCGAGCATATGAAAAGCTTATGTCATCAGAACAGTATCAGGAGGGAGTAACGGATGATGCCATGGTGGTGGAAACCATGACTCAGGAAAAAGTGAAACTAATTCGGGGCAATTACGCCAACATAAAGATTACAACACCGGAGGATATGGAAATTGCCGGTGTTCTGATGAAAAGAAAATACCTGGAAAAATAA
- a CDS encoding helix-turn-helix domain-containing protein: protein MYIDFNFSKRLSELRAQKGVSARDMSLSLGQNPTYIHKIENGLALPSMMGFFYICEYLDIEPSEFFSHNISSPAKLKELMEDAQHLNREQLDHLHLIVKDLLKSGGKK, encoded by the coding sequence ATGTATATAGATTTCAATTTTTCAAAACGCCTTTCAGAGCTCAGAGCTCAAAAGGGCGTGTCTGCACGTGATATGAGCCTGTCTCTCGGTCAGAATCCCACATATATCCATAAAATAGAAAATGGACTGGCTCTTCCGTCCATGATGGGTTTTTTCTATATATGTGAGTATCTGGATATCGAGCCATCCGAATTTTTCTCTCACAACATCAGCAGCCCGGCAAAACTAAAAGAACTAATGGAGGATGCACAGCATTTAAACCGGGAGCAGCTTGACCACCTTCATCTGATCGTAAAGGATCTTTTAAAATCAGGAGGAAAAAAATAA